A genome region from Oryzias melastigma strain HK-1 linkage group LG12, ASM292280v2, whole genome shotgun sequence includes the following:
- the ccdc82 gene encoding coiled-coil domain-containing protein 82, with translation MESLYKRKMFASMRKTKVAASKKRQIGLPASILDDSDEGSFSSSSSSGSQSDFQSSPEEDSEQQEDRDWSDSGASSSDDSRSVARRKRSFLGGDDSSSSSSPGEEDDDEDDDEKRKDSSSPKRMVQPRKRSRLQRQDESDSDQAEEKRKEEADKAKRRQRHNKLLALSRRMKARVPNRRRGRLKQSAGDEDESKEAEDEAPRDEDKEEEDDKTETKGSEESEKKEEEEQEEEEKE, from the exons ATGGAGAGTTTGTACAAGCGAAAAATGTTCGCGTCCATGCGGAAAACGAAGGTGGCTGCCTCGAAGAAGCGCCAGATCGGCCTGCCCGCCTCGATCCTGGACGACAGTGACGAAGGCTCCttctcgtcctcctcctcctccgggtCCCAGTCCGACTTCCAGAGCTCCCCGGAGGAGGACAGCGAGCAGCAGGAGGACCGGGACTGGAGCGACTCCGGAGCGTCGTCCAGCGACGACAGCCGCTCCGTGGCCCGCAGAAAGCGCTCCTTCCTGGGGGGCGACGACAGCTCCTCTTCGTCCAGCCCCGGCGAAGAGGACGACGATGAGGACGACGATGAGAAGAGGAAAGACAGCAGTAGTCCGAAGCGGATGGTGCAGCCCCGGAAGCGCAGCAGGCTGCAGCGGCAGGACGAGTCAGACTCGGACCAGGCGGAGGAGAAGAGGAAAGAGGAGGCGGACAAAGCCAAGAGGAGGCAGAGACACAACAAGCTGCTGGCGCTGTCCAGGAGGATGAAGGCCCGGGTCCCCAACCGGAGGAGGGGGCGCCTCAAGCAG AGTGCCGGTGACGAGGACGAATCCAAGGAAGCTGAAGATGAAGCTCCTCGCGATGaagataaagaagaagaagacgacaaGACAGAGACTAAAGGAAGCGAGGAGAGcgagaagaaggaggaggaagagcaggaagaggaggagaaggagtaG